A single window of bacterium DNA harbors:
- a CDS encoding PucR family transcriptional regulator ligand-binding domain-containing protein encodes MLTVREALELDVLRDVKIVAGREGLGRRIRWCHIIDNPEIVRWIQGGELLLTTGYGWPETEQTSRRTIRALNGKGLAAILFDPGPFLGEIPVNVVDEAGRLELPVLVAPRKLRFADVTEAVGRELSRRQYAIIERADRYHRQITAAAVEARDLNDIARTVCGLTRRSVTIEDAEFRPLARADPPGADSPATMKLQRADPPSPRDGAEARALRERLREADGAVRQDGRVACAIRAGTELLGYLWILEGDAPLGDLELRVAEHGSMVAALHILRQRSQAAVEARIGHTVVDALIRGDVPEEDLIERARLLGFDPDGDYVVMMVSLMDRAARGRKWPLTSRDEYYRREHAAQVLRRLLAQDRLPILCTYSLNRIVCLLSVNRMPDAPEWPRQFARRLHEHLAGADGLPPVLVTFGTAHAGLSGVSKGYWEADRALALAKDSDRVLFFEDLTLAHLLAQISDTDSLQAMYARTLGPVLAGPGGRVLRETLWALVDAGFNKETAAAALGIHRNTMRGRLERVQALLCRPLGDPDVRRDLAVIKEIEHLLVPEPRLTI; translated from the coding sequence ATGCTGACGGTCAGAGAGGCGCTGGAGCTCGACGTGCTGCGCGACGTGAAGATCGTCGCCGGTCGTGAGGGCCTCGGCCGGCGGATCCGCTGGTGCCACATCATCGACAATCCCGAGATCGTCCGCTGGATCCAGGGGGGCGAGCTCCTGCTCACGACCGGCTACGGCTGGCCGGAGACGGAGCAGACGAGCCGCCGGACCATCCGGGCGCTCAACGGCAAGGGGCTGGCGGCGATTCTCTTCGATCCCGGGCCGTTCCTGGGAGAGATTCCGGTCAACGTCGTCGACGAGGCGGGGCGCCTCGAGCTGCCGGTGCTTGTCGCGCCGCGGAAGCTGCGGTTCGCCGACGTGACCGAGGCGGTCGGCCGCGAGCTGAGCCGGCGGCAGTACGCGATCATCGAGCGCGCCGACCGGTATCACCGCCAGATCACCGCCGCGGCCGTGGAGGCGCGCGACCTCAACGACATCGCCCGCACGGTCTGCGGCCTGACGCGCCGGTCCGTGACCATTGAAGACGCGGAGTTCCGGCCGCTCGCGCGGGCGGACCCGCCGGGGGCGGACTCGCCCGCAACGATGAAATTGCAGCGGGCGGACCCCCCGTCCCCGCGCGACGGGGCGGAGGCGCGGGCGCTGCGCGAACGGCTCCGGGAGGCCGACGGCGCCGTGCGCCAGGACGGCCGCGTAGCGTGCGCGATCAGGGCGGGCACCGAGCTGCTCGGCTACCTGTGGATCCTCGAAGGCGACGCGCCCCTCGGCGATCTCGAGCTGCGCGTGGCCGAGCACGGCTCGATGGTCGCGGCGCTGCACATCCTGCGCCAGCGTTCGCAGGCCGCGGTCGAAGCGAGAATCGGCCACACCGTCGTCGACGCGCTGATTCGCGGCGACGTTCCGGAGGAGGACCTGATCGAGCGGGCGCGTCTGCTCGGGTTCGACCCGGACGGCGATTACGTGGTCATGATGGTGTCGCTCATGGACCGCGCCGCCCGGGGCCGCAAGTGGCCGCTGACCAGCCGCGACGAGTATTATCGGCGCGAGCACGCCGCGCAGGTGCTGCGCCGGCTGCTGGCACAGGACCGGCTTCCGATTCTGTGCACGTACTCGCTCAACCGGATCGTCTGTCTCCTGTCGGTGAATCGGATGCCGGATGCGCCCGAGTGGCCGCGCCAGTTCGCGCGACGGCTGCACGAGCATCTGGCCGGCGCGGACGGCCTCCCGCCGGTGCTCGTCACCTTCGGCACCGCGCACGCCGGGCTGTCGGGCGTGTCCAAGGGGTATTGGGAGGCCGACCGGGCGCTCGCCCTCGCCAAGGACTCGGACCGCGTCCTGTTCTTTGAGGACCTGACACTCGCCCATCTGCTCGCCCAGATCTCGGACACGGACTCGCTGCAGGCGATGTACGCGCGGACGCTCGGGCCGGTGCTCGCCGGCCCGGGGGGCCGCGTGCTCCGAGAGACGCTGTGGGCGCTCGTCGACGCCGGGTTCAACAAGGAGACCGCGGCGGCGGCGCTCGGCATCCACCGCAACACGATGCGCGGACGGCTGGAGCGGGTGCAGGCGCTGCTCTGCCGGCCGCTCGGCGACCCCGACGTTCGCCGCGACCTCGCGGTCATCAAGGAGATCGAACATCTCCTGGTCCCCGAACCGCGCCTGACGATCTGA
- a CDS encoding cysteine synthase family protein, with protein MDWERRRRPVDSVLDTAGLTPLVRLQRVTRAASPAARPSGPAQSGDGTAAAVFAKLEFFGPSGSVKDRILPYIVAEAERRGDLRPGMIVIEGTTGNTGIATAMVGAAKGYRVIIVMPAGMSRERQDVIRAYGAELVLTPGGESDVDLVLDKVRALKAEHGTNIWEVGQFTNADNVRAHTQTTGPEIWEQTEGRVDAFVAAQGTGGTLTGVSAYLKAKRPDVLSFAVEPAECAILAGRGWGPHRIEGIGDGFIPEVLDLKWVDGVVTVSSDDAIAMARRLAREEGIFCGISSGCNVAACLKLSRRYPELKTIVTMINDNGLRYLTTELCGAVPDLAVPEREHAPRPDDARRLAAKPLTVVE; from the coding sequence ATGGATTGGGAACGGCGGCGGCGTCCGGTCGACAGCGTGCTCGACACGGCGGGACTGACCCCGCTCGTCAGGCTTCAGCGGGTCACCCGCGCGGCGTCCCCGGCTGCGCGGCCCAGCGGCCCCGCGCAGTCGGGGGATGGCACGGCCGCGGCCGTGTTTGCCAAGCTCGAGTTTTTCGGGCCGAGCGGAAGCGTCAAAGATCGCATCCTACCGTACATCGTCGCGGAGGCGGAGCGGCGGGGCGATCTCCGGCCCGGCATGATCGTGATCGAAGGCACGACCGGCAACACCGGCATCGCCACCGCGATGGTCGGCGCGGCCAAGGGCTACCGGGTGATCATCGTGATGCCCGCGGGCATGAGCCGGGAGCGGCAGGACGTGATCCGCGCGTATGGGGCGGAGTTGGTGCTGACTCCAGGCGGCGAGAGCGATGTGGATCTCGTCCTCGACAAGGTCCGCGCGCTCAAGGCCGAGCACGGAACGAACATCTGGGAGGTCGGGCAGTTCACGAACGCCGACAACGTGCGCGCGCACACGCAGACGACGGGTCCGGAGATTTGGGAGCAGACGGAGGGGCGGGTCGACGCTTTCGTCGCGGCGCAGGGGACCGGCGGCACCCTCACCGGCGTGAGCGCCTATCTCAAAGCGAAGCGTCCGGACGTGCTGTCCTTCGCGGTCGAACCGGCCGAGTGCGCGATCCTCGCGGGACGCGGCTGGGGGCCGCACCGGATCGAAGGGATCGGGGACGGGTTCATCCCCGAGGTGCTGGACTTGAAGTGGGTGGACGGCGTCGTGACGGTGTCATCGGACGACGCGATCGCGATGGCCCGCCGGCTCGCGCGCGAGGAAGGCATCTTCTGCGGCATCTCGTCGGGCTGCAACGTCGCGGCGTGCCTGAAGCTGAGCCGGCGCTACCCAGAGCTCAAGACGATCGTCACGATGATCAACGACAACGGGCTGCGCTACCTGACGACGGAGCTGTGCGGCGCAGTGCCCGACCTCGCCGTGCCGGAGCGCGAGCACGCGCCGCGGCCGGACGACGCCCGCCGGCTCGCGGCGAAGCCGCTCACGGTCGTCGAGTAG
- a CDS encoding sigma-70 family RNA polymerase sigma factor gives MVARLRAGDEAAFLSLVERHGPAMLRLASMHLSRAVAEEVVQDAWVGVLQGIGRFEQRSALKTWIFTILMNRVRTQAQREGRSLPFSALDGAEGGAESAVPADRFLPADHPQWPHHWAAPPKDWGGSPEDRLLSAEVRTEIQRAIDALPPGQREVITLCDVEEWSAEEASELLGITPGNQRVLLHRARSKVRRALERYFEEVE, from the coding sequence ATGGTCGCGCGCCTCCGCGCCGGGGACGAGGCGGCGTTTCTGAGCCTCGTCGAACGCCACGGGCCGGCGATGCTGCGGTTGGCCTCGATGCATCTCTCCCGGGCGGTGGCGGAGGAGGTCGTGCAGGATGCTTGGGTCGGCGTGCTGCAGGGCATCGGCCGGTTCGAGCAGCGCAGCGCGCTCAAGACCTGGATTTTCACGATCCTGATGAACCGCGTGCGGACGCAGGCGCAGCGGGAAGGGCGCAGTCTTCCATTCTCCGCCCTCGACGGCGCGGAGGGCGGCGCCGAGTCCGCGGTGCCGGCCGATCGGTTTCTTCCGGCGGATCATCCGCAGTGGCCGCATCACTGGGCCGCGCCGCCGAAGGACTGGGGCGGTTCTCCCGAAGATCGGCTGCTGTCGGCGGAGGTCCGGACGGAGATTCAGCGCGCCATCGACGCGTTGCCGCCGGGCCAGCGCGAAGTGATTACGCTGTGTGACGTCGAGGAGTGGTCCGCGGAGGAGGCGTCCGAATTGCTTGGGATCACGCCAGGCAACCAACGCGTGCTGCTCCACCGCGCCAGGTCGAAAGTCCGGCGCGCGCTCGAGCGATATTTCGAGGAGGTCGAGTGA
- a CDS encoding extracellular solute-binding protein — protein MMRCGRLVAGVIAVLAMCLGAGMPRGAGVPAATAAAGGWVLPAGPVTLNEWDGGDGTKSALLRQLIADYEKLHTNVKVNFETDVKSLKVAAAIASGTAPEIFEASDANLQKYIVAKAVEPLPPAAWGQPNVDGVLALYLPHVLDAVTAGHSLYAVPDQLNAHSLYINNRMFRAAGLDPVKDAPKTWDDVARLDKVLTKKQGDRITQKGFEFRYICDDGHWQAHIFHILTYQAGGDVIKDGKPVFNSEAGLTALRVWKSLVVAPGVTQNTCSSPYQDFAVEQDAMTFAGPHVGKIVEQINPAMKGNYTVVPLPQLHPDHPVTLIYSFNWSVNARASSDQKRVAWDLIHFMSARPELWWSRIQFLQGTKGWLGMPVARNTPFMSAYTHDLSVGRPLGRTTYYADLQTIIARMVDKVVLKDVDPKSALAEASDEFIRASAK, from the coding sequence ATGATGCGTTGCGGCCGTCTCGTGGCTGGAGTGATCGCAGTACTGGCGATGTGCCTTGGAGCGGGAATGCCCCGCGGGGCCGGGGTGCCGGCGGCGACCGCCGCGGCCGGCGGGTGGGTGCTGCCGGCCGGGCCGGTAACGCTCAACGAATGGGACGGCGGCGACGGCACCAAGTCGGCGCTGCTGCGTCAGCTGATCGCGGACTACGAGAAGCTACACACGAACGTCAAAGTCAACTTCGAGACCGACGTCAAGTCCCTGAAGGTCGCCGCGGCGATCGCCTCGGGCACGGCGCCGGAGATCTTCGAAGCCTCCGACGCGAACCTCCAGAAGTACATCGTGGCCAAGGCGGTGGAGCCGCTGCCGCCCGCCGCGTGGGGCCAGCCGAACGTGGACGGCGTGCTGGCGCTGTATTTGCCGCACGTGCTGGATGCCGTCACCGCCGGCCACAGCCTCTACGCGGTGCCGGACCAGCTGAACGCCCACAGCCTCTACATTAACAACCGGATGTTCCGCGCCGCGGGCCTCGATCCGGTGAAGGACGCGCCGAAGACCTGGGACGACGTCGCGCGCCTCGACAAGGTCCTGACCAAGAAGCAGGGCGACCGGATCACCCAGAAGGGGTTCGAGTTCCGCTACATCTGCGACGACGGCCACTGGCAGGCGCACATCTTCCACATCCTGACGTACCAGGCCGGCGGCGACGTGATCAAGGACGGCAAGCCGGTCTTCAACAGCGAGGCCGGCCTCACGGCGCTCCGGGTCTGGAAGAGCCTCGTCGTCGCGCCGGGCGTCACGCAGAACACGTGCTCGTCTCCGTATCAGGACTTCGCGGTGGAGCAGGACGCGATGACGTTCGCCGGCCCGCACGTCGGCAAGATCGTCGAGCAGATCAACCCGGCGATGAAGGGCAACTACACGGTCGTGCCGCTGCCGCAGCTGCACCCCGACCACCCGGTCACCCTCATCTACTCGTTCAACTGGAGCGTGAACGCGCGCGCCTCCTCCGATCAGAAGCGCGTCGCCTGGGACCTGATCCACTTCATGAGCGCCCGGCCGGAGTTGTGGTGGTCCCGGATCCAGTTCCTGCAGGGGACCAAGGGCTGGCTCGGCATGCCGGTGGCCCGGAACACGCCGTTCATGTCGGCGTATACCCACGACCTCTCGGTCGGCCGGCCGCTCGGCCGCACCACGTACTATGCGGACTTGCAGACCATCATCGCGCGCATGGTCGACAAGGTCGTGCTGAAGGACGTGGATCCGAAGTCGGCGCTCGCCGAGGCGTCGGACGAGTTCATCCGCGCGTCGGCCAAGTAG
- a CDS encoding 3-oxoacyl-ACP reductase family protein — protein MSWTGQIALVTGASRGLGRAIAVRLARHGAAVCVNYRGRADEARAVVDEIRAVGGRAITVRADVGDPGQVAAMVDRTAADLGPISVLVNNAGVSVRATLDDFDPGRFEQMRRTNVDGVIHVTRAVVPAMKERRYGRIINISSAAANGTTLPGATFYAATKAAVSTLTRRFAMELGPHGITVNAVAPGFIITDMVKAERSEQELRDTVKRLSDRAMVGRVGAPDDVAHAVAFLASPESGFVTAQILTVDGGRMDYIGHS, from the coding sequence ATGAGTTGGACTGGGCAGATCGCACTCGTCACCGGAGCATCCCGCGGTCTCGGCCGGGCGATCGCCGTCCGGCTGGCGCGTCACGGCGCCGCGGTGTGCGTCAATTACCGCGGCCGCGCCGATGAGGCGCGGGCCGTCGTGGACGAAATCCGCGCCGTGGGTGGACGCGCGATCACGGTGCGGGCGGACGTGGGCGACCCCGGGCAGGTCGCGGCGATGGTCGACCGAACCGCCGCCGATCTGGGACCGATCTCCGTGCTGGTCAACAACGCGGGCGTGTCCGTCCGCGCGACGCTCGACGACTTCGATCCGGGCCGGTTCGAGCAGATGCGGCGCACCAACGTAGACGGGGTAATCCACGTCACGCGCGCGGTCGTCCCGGCGATGAAGGAGCGGCGGTACGGCCGCATCATCAACATCAGTTCGGCCGCCGCCAACGGGACGACGCTCCCCGGTGCCACCTTTTACGCCGCCACCAAGGCCGCGGTATCCACCCTGACGCGCCGGTTCGCCATGGAGCTCGGGCCGCACGGCATCACCGTGAACGCCGTGGCCCCCGGGTTCATCATCACCGACATGGTGAAAGCCGAGCGCAGTGAGCAGGAGCTGCGCGACACGGTCAAACGGCTCAGCGACCGCGCAATGGTCGGCCGGGTCGGCGCGCCCGACGACGTTGCGCACGCGGTCGCGTTTCTGGCGTCGCCCGAGTCAGGGTTTGTGACGGCGCAGATCCTCACCGTCGACGGCGGCCGGATGGACTACATTGGGCATTCCTGA
- a CDS encoding D-glycerate dehydrogenase has product MPKPRIYLTQPIPDGALARLRGLGPVDMYDDPLTIAPRDRLLAGVREADILFCLLHDRIDAEIMDAGGRLRLVACMAIIPANIDLAAATARGIPVTVIPPLVTEATADVNMALLLAVARRIVEGDRLLRAGVFPGSQSMHLVGGTVHGKTLGIVGLGAIGREVAKRARGFGMRVLYLKRRRLPEAEERALGIEWAPLDDLLREADFVSVNALFTPETRHLIGERELGLMKPTAYIVNTSRGPLIDEAALARALRERRIAGAGLDVYEDEPRVTPELIDLPNVVLTPHVGSADRETRERIAGVVVDNIEVWLRGDRPPNVANPEVYAR; this is encoded by the coding sequence ATGCCCAAGCCGCGCATTTATCTCACCCAGCCGATTCCCGACGGGGCGCTGGCGCGTCTCCGGGGCCTGGGGCCGGTCGACATGTACGACGACCCGCTCACGATCGCGCCCCGCGACCGGCTGCTGGCGGGCGTGCGCGAGGCCGACATCCTCTTCTGTCTCCTCCACGATCGCATCGACGCCGAGATCATGGACGCCGGTGGGCGGTTGCGCCTCGTCGCCTGTATGGCGATCATTCCCGCAAACATCGATCTGGCGGCGGCGACCGCGCGCGGGATCCCGGTCACCGTGATTCCGCCGCTCGTGACCGAGGCGACCGCCGACGTCAACATGGCGCTGCTCCTCGCCGTGGCGAGGCGGATCGTCGAGGGTGACCGGCTGCTGCGGGCGGGCGTCTTTCCCGGCTCGCAGTCGATGCATCTCGTCGGCGGCACGGTACACGGCAAGACGCTCGGCATCGTGGGGCTCGGCGCGATCGGACGCGAGGTGGCGAAGCGCGCGCGGGGCTTCGGGATGCGGGTGCTGTACTTGAAGCGCCGGCGGCTGCCGGAGGCGGAGGAGCGCGCACTCGGCATCGAGTGGGCGCCGCTCGACGACCTGCTGCGAGAGGCGGATTTCGTATCGGTGAACGCGCTCTTCACGCCGGAGACGCGGCACCTCATCGGCGAGCGCGAACTCGGCCTCATGAAGCCGACGGCGTACATCGTCAATACCTCGCGTGGCCCGCTTATCGATGAAGCGGCCCTCGCGCGCGCCCTGCGGGAGCGCCGAATCGCCGGCGCCGGCCTCGACGTGTACGAGGACGAGCCGCGGGTCACCCCGGAATTGATCGACCTGCCGAACGTGGTGCTGACGCCCCACGTCGGCAGCGCCGACCGCGAGACCCGCGAGCGGATCGCCGGCGTCGTCGTCGACAACATCGAGGTGTGGCTGCGCGGGGACCGCCCGCCGAACGTCGCCAACCCCGAGGTCTACGCGCGGTGA
- a CDS encoding haloacid dehalogenase type II: protein MTVDALAFDLYGTLLDVRSLDRLCVEAAGSEAVVPAWRQKQLEYTWLRAAMGRYEDFWTVTVEALDYTLERLGLSVAPEARRRMLDGWLALRAYPEVPAALARMAPKTLAVLSNGSPSMVESALRSAELRQLFAHVLSVDAVKTYKPVPDVYALAERRLGLTRSAILFVSSNAWDAAGAKAFGLPVAWVNRAGAPPERLGFAPDVIVRDLAELAERVNA from the coding sequence ATGACCGTCGACGCGCTGGCCTTCGACCTCTACGGCACCCTCCTCGACGTCCGCTCCCTCGACCGCCTCTGCGTCGAAGCGGCGGGATCCGAGGCCGTCGTCCCGGCGTGGCGGCAGAAGCAGCTCGAGTACACGTGGCTCCGGGCCGCGATGGGCCGGTACGAAGATTTCTGGACGGTCACCGTTGAGGCCCTCGACTACACGCTCGAGCGGCTCGGCCTCTCCGTCGCGCCCGAGGCGCGGCGGCGGATGCTGGACGGGTGGCTGGCGCTGCGCGCCTACCCCGAGGTCCCCGCCGCCCTCGCGCGCATGGCGCCGAAGACGCTCGCCGTGCTGTCCAACGGCAGCCCGTCGATGGTGGAGAGCGCGCTGCGGTCCGCGGAGCTTCGTCAATTGTTTGCGCACGTCCTCAGCGTCGACGCCGTCAAGACTTACAAACCGGTCCCCGACGTGTACGCCCTCGCCGAACGCCGGCTCGGGCTCACGCGCTCGGCGATCCTCTTCGTCTCGTCGAACGCGTGGGACGCCGCGGGGGCGAAGGCCTTCGGCCTGCCGGTCGCCTGGGTCAACAGGGCCGGCGCCCCACCGGAGCGGCTGGGGTTCGCGCCGGACGTGATCGTGCGCGATCTCGCAGAGCTCGCGGAGCGCGTGAACGCATGA
- a CDS encoding amidohydrolase family protein, translating to MTPRTIDTHFHVVPPEFYEAVRRGAFRQSVEIERRGGAEHMVYHAPPGVVLEPGNEIDTRCSDVRLMLEGLDRRGLDAAAIGPSPGQFYYWADPELAEQVARVINDGIAALARAHPDRMFPMGSLPMQDGERAARELERAVTRLGMRAFEICTHINGADLDDPRFAPVFAAAARHGTPIFLHPQNWGEMRRLKEYHLWNLVGFPYETGLAAARLVAGGVFERNPELKIILAHGGGYFPYQIGRLDHGYKVRGELHDRLPNPPSAYLGGIYCDTLTHNTTALRFLVERMGDDHVVIGTDYPFDMGDETPVESVRACRLGAEREANVLGRNMLRLLGAA from the coding sequence ATGACGCCGCGAACGATCGACACGCACTTTCACGTCGTCCCGCCGGAGTTCTACGAGGCGGTGCGGCGCGGGGCGTTCCGCCAGTCGGTGGAGATCGAACGGCGGGGCGGCGCGGAGCACATGGTGTACCACGCGCCGCCCGGCGTGGTGCTGGAGCCGGGCAATGAGATCGACACGCGGTGCTCCGACGTCCGCCTGATGCTCGAGGGGCTCGACCGGCGGGGACTGGACGCCGCGGCGATCGGGCCGTCGCCGGGCCAGTTCTACTACTGGGCCGATCCCGAGCTCGCGGAACAGGTCGCCCGCGTGATCAACGACGGCATCGCCGCGCTGGCCCGGGCGCACCCGGACCGGATGTTCCCGATGGGCTCGCTGCCGATGCAGGACGGCGAGCGGGCCGCGCGCGAGCTGGAGCGCGCGGTCACGCGGCTCGGCATGCGGGCGTTTGAAATCTGCACGCACATTAACGGCGCGGACCTCGACGATCCGCGCTTTGCGCCGGTGTTCGCCGCCGCGGCGCGGCACGGGACGCCGATCTTTCTGCATCCGCAGAACTGGGGCGAGATGCGGCGCCTGAAGGAATACCATCTCTGGAACCTGGTGGGCTTCCCGTACGAAACCGGCCTGGCCGCCGCGCGCCTCGTCGCCGGCGGCGTCTTCGAGCGGAATCCGGAGCTCAAGATCATCCTCGCGCACGGCGGCGGCTATTTCCCGTACCAGATCGGCCGCCTCGACCACGGGTACAAGGTGCGCGGAGAGCTGCACGACCGGCTGCCGAATCCGCCGAGCGCGTATCTCGGCGGCATCTACTGCGACACCTTGACCCACAACACCACGGCGCTGCGGTTCCTCGTGGAGCGGATGGGGGACGACCACGTGGTGATCGGCACCGACTACCCGTTCGACATGGGCGACGAGACGCCGGTCGAAAGCGTACGGGCGTGCCGGCTGGGCGCGGAGCGCGAGGCCAACGTCCTCGGCCGCAACATGCTGCGTCTGTTGGGGGCCGCCTAG
- a CDS encoding 5-oxoprolinase subunit PxpA codes for MAAASRRVDISADMGESLGRWPMGQDEEIAPYLTSAHIACGFHASDPATIRKTVELLRRHRVAIGAHPGYQDLIGFGRHKMDLTPQEVDDLVLYQVAAVRGMVEAFGGRLQHVKPHGALYNVAEVDEGTAKAIAAAVKRIDPHLAVVATPHSRLAAEVRAAGLRVAREFFLDRAYMPDGTLASRRRPDAMLMDPEAMCRRAVAAVRDGRIPTVDGTTVDVQVDTICLHGDHAPSRAAVRTLRGMLEQAGVEVAALGTWIAGA; via the coding sequence ATGGCAGCGGCGTCGCGGCGCGTCGACATCTCCGCGGACATGGGTGAATCCCTCGGCCGCTGGCCCATGGGCCAGGATGAGGAGATCGCGCCGTACCTCACGTCGGCCCATATCGCGTGCGGCTTTCACGCGAGCGACCCGGCGACGATCCGCAAGACGGTCGAACTGCTGCGGCGCCACCGCGTGGCGATCGGCGCGCATCCCGGCTACCAGGATCTCATCGGGTTTGGCCGGCACAAGATGGACCTCACGCCGCAGGAGGTGGACGATCTCGTCCTCTACCAGGTCGCCGCGGTGCGTGGCATGGTCGAGGCCTTCGGGGGACGGCTCCAGCACGTGAAGCCCCACGGCGCGCTCTATAATGTGGCCGAGGTGGACGAAGGAACGGCCAAGGCCATCGCCGCAGCGGTCAAGCGCATCGATCCGCACCTCGCCGTCGTGGCGACGCCGCATTCGCGGCTCGCCGCCGAGGTCCGGGCCGCCGGCCTTCGGGTGGCGCGCGAGTTCTTCCTGGACCGGGCCTACATGCCGGACGGCACGCTGGCCAGCCGGCGCCGTCCCGACGCGATGCTGATGGACCCGGAGGCGATGTGCCGCCGGGCCGTCGCCGCGGTGCGGGACGGACGCATCCCCACCGTGGACGGCACGACCGTCGACGTGCAGGTGGACACGATCTGCCTGCACGGCGATCACGCGCCCTCACGCGCGGCGGTGCGCACCCTCCGAGGCATGCTCGAACAGGCGGGCGTCGAGGTCGCGGCTCTCGGAACGTGGATCGCCGGCGCATAG
- a CDS encoding MOSC domain-containing protein, producing MHIVSVNVSLPREVTINDRRITTGIFKEPVDGPVRLGTLNLDGDRQADLTVHGGPDKAVYVYPVEHYAFWRDEFPEMALPWGMFGENLTASWAREDAVNIGDRYRVGSAEIMITQPRLPCYKLGVKFGRRDMVRRFLASGRTGFYLAVVREGTVEAGDEIELIEQDRHGVTVADITRLYADETVGRDLLIRAEQAPGLPDSWKAHIRKRLDHEAAP from the coding sequence ATGCACATCGTGTCCGTCAACGTGTCGCTGCCGCGCGAGGTCACCATCAACGACCGCCGCATCACGACGGGAATCTTCAAAGAACCGGTCGACGGTCCGGTGCGGCTGGGCACGCTCAACCTGGACGGAGACCGGCAGGCCGACCTGACGGTTCATGGGGGGCCGGACAAGGCCGTGTACGTGTACCCTGTGGAGCACTACGCGTTCTGGCGGGACGAATTTCCGGAGATGGCGCTGCCGTGGGGGATGTTCGGTGAGAACCTCACCGCCTCGTGGGCGCGGGAGGACGCGGTCAACATCGGTGACCGGTATCGCGTGGGCTCGGCGGAGATAATGATCACACAGCCCCGCCTGCCGTGCTACAAGCTCGGCGTCAAATTCGGACGGCGCGACATGGTGCGGCGTTTCCTCGCCAGCGGCCGCACCGGCTTCTATCTCGCCGTCGTGCGCGAGGGAACGGTGGAGGCGGGCGACGAGATCGAATTGATCGAGCAGGACCGGCACGGCGTCACGGTGGCGGACATTACCCGATTGTATGCGGACGAAACGGTCGGCCGGGACCTGCTGATCCGCGCGGAACAGGCGCCGGGGCTGCCAGACAGCTGGAAGGCGCACATACGAAAGCGGCTAGACCACGAAGCCGCACCCTGA
- a CDS encoding transporter substrate-binding domain-containing protein yields MGIPEVRAALAPSGTLRTGLNDGNFLLVLPDGPAGEPRGIAPDLAREIGRRLGVPLEFVRFPQAGPLADGARDNRWDIAFLGNEPQRAAEIAFSPAYLEIPVTYLVPAGSTIRTLADVDRDGVRIAVSGKSAYDLFLSRTLKRAALVRAEGIEASVALFEEEKLEALACLTPRLIAAAAALPGSRVLDGRVTGVQQSIGTPGGRAGAGAEFLGAFVDEAKGSGLVARLIEKHGVRGVTVA; encoded by the coding sequence TTGGGCATTCCTGAGGTCCGCGCGGCGCTCGCGCCGTCGGGCACCCTGCGCACCGGCCTGAACGACGGGAATTTCCTGCTCGTGCTGCCCGACGGGCCGGCCGGCGAGCCGCGCGGCATCGCGCCCGATCTCGCGCGGGAAATCGGCCGCCGCCTCGGCGTGCCGCTGGAATTCGTGCGGTTTCCCCAGGCCGGGCCGCTGGCCGACGGCGCCAGAGACAACCGCTGGGACATCGCCTTCCTCGGCAACGAGCCGCAGCGGGCCGCGGAGATCGCGTTCAGCCCCGCCTATCTCGAGATTCCCGTCACGTATCTCGTGCCTGCCGGCTCGACGATCCGGACGCTCGCGGACGTGGACCGGGACGGCGTCCGCATCGCGGTCTCCGGCAAGAGCGCGTATGACCTCTTCCTCAGCCGCACCCTCAAACGCGCGGCGCTCGTGCGCGCCGAAGGCATCGAAGCGTCGGTCGCATTGTTCGAAGAGGAAAAGCTCGAGGCGCTGGCCTGTCTTACGCCGCGCCTCATCGCCGCTGCCGCCGCGCTGCCGGGGTCGCGCGTGCTGGACGGCCGCGTGACCGGGGTGCAGCAGTCGATCGGTACGCCGGGCGGGCGTGCGGGCGCCGGAGCGGAATTCCTGGGAGCGTTCGTCGACGAGGCGAAGGGCTCGGGACTCGTGGCCCGCCTGATCGAGAAGCACGGCGTGCGCGGCGTCACGGTGGCATAA
- a CDS encoding zf-HC2 domain-containing protein produces MAASNEMSCQELVELVTDYLEAALPAGDRRRFEEHLTECPPCRAYLEQMRHTIGALGRLPRESISDDAKRGLLDVFRDWKKRTPT; encoded by the coding sequence ATGGCGGCTTCAAACGAGATGAGCTGCCAGGAACTGGTCGAGCTGGTCACCGACTATCTGGAGGCCGCGCTGCCGGCGGGGGACCGCCGACGATTTGAGGAGCATCTCACGGAGTGCCCGCCCTGCCGGGCGTATCTGGAGCAGATGCGCCACACGATCGGCGCGCTCGGCAGACTGCCGCGCGAATCGATCTCCGACGACGCCAAACGCGGCCTGCTCGACGTGTTTCGCGACTGGAAGAAGCGCACGCCGACGTAG